Proteins encoded by one window of Anopheles maculipalpis chromosome 2RL, idAnoMacuDA_375_x, whole genome shotgun sequence:
- the LOC126559445 gene encoding huntingtin-interacting protein K, giving the protein MADPEAVNGVDDATDKKQKKSSKHDGGAADLERVTDYAEEKEINAHNLCSNAANLFEDKRNKENEEKLAMERELQKVHVKKEDIELIIREMEITRSKAEQTLRVHRGDVVAALEALTN; this is encoded by the exons ATGGCTGATCCTGAAGCGGTGAACGGCGTCGATGATGCAACCgataaaaagcagaaaaagtcTTCTAAACACGATGGCGGAGCGGCCGATTTGGAACGCGTCACGGATTACGCcgaggaaaaggaaattaacGCACACAATTTGTGCTCTAAC GCTGCAAACTTGTTCGAAGATAAACGTAACAaagaaaatgaggaaaagCTTGCCATGGAACGGGAACTGCAGAAAGTTCACGTGAAAAAGGAGGACATAGAACTGATC ATTCGCGAAATGGAGATTACCCGCAGTAAAGCTGAGCAGACGCTGCGTGTCCATCGGGGCGATGTGGTAGCTGCTTTGGAAGCGCTTACCAACTGA
- the LOC126556827 gene encoding uncharacterized protein LOC126556827 isoform X2, whose protein sequence is MQLQTLGYDAFWLYTISAVVMVSMITTVLSCLCCRRKQEIKNDLLGLEGMVKLTNPEDTLLPSGSNGAINAPATNTGNGALGTNSSNASNLRPASVGGGFGSDTESSSKRTSNAPHRSLPDIPIAEPAGDNNSELYATVGDKVQDLPQGRSPSASLKKQASVSQHSSISQADDISSPYARVRSPPHAYDKLRRMEHPYAQVAQPGSAAGSTVFEGGASGPSGTANRSKPRDGDDDDDEDDDDDELMSPISRRESSQNIEDRENSTVDIPAASAIAGRVSASQDLPYMTPPIVQPSSQHFSGDSQDSSKGYTSISVREPLANLLPQNMPNQTTAKRRQILGDSHYATVSDDSDEMYAAIDDPGNQGDLYTSGSETYAQIQPPNAMTVSVEINTGASSRPQPPSVQTLHATVNDALDSGGMSSSSKTNSTPSNRLSNHRNMAPSIDEHTHGAPSHLIPSAAPIEGGGAGGLRAQTFVQHSRQASSSSCTSSVGNLGSPKPEKRQANSPLPPTPKTLKHQANNFFSTSNQSMIGTGSVASSSTTTATSGRNSVGSVIECDGTAASNRDSTGNKSNVDGDGTMLPNGKQKKSPSKDLEGMYAKVMKKNKLSKVPSQNSSPVPLRKDGSLDAQHLKQQFLSDSDMSQFNGSGSLHSGSPNRNMTTAQRNSTGNCQNKEPGYETIPGDTVKIGMEAAASRKSADYAQIQKMHRNQTSGTTTVANILLAGGEGSNALSAIVAQADSEPGYESLPDTRGSMNDPGYETLNRGSNRTESDSDPNYEILRPAGSKPSTASQPLGASKPRAGDNNRDSDGYSSIREQPGKPAHQTVKNGARNRLDFGGARRGGAEDEDTDSSTPGYSSIKEKDDYDPGYSVISERKNPPPGHDYASITEEAKKRKPNINNNLEPDDESDIYSSIPHTASGTLTMPSPSAAVAIVGGSSPPGGSVGIAIESGTNFGTMADRTGGVSMGTLSSSPGYSSISETRTTPSSTDGDGDGSTSSPDQLIGYGKHNSNTNTTVTTNNSLSRISSNYESLTGSESDPNYESVKYLNVKENPYERLHNESGGGGGGSSGMECVPKSLTNDSLTTDSDTATPTPVTQTLSPGGNPSARRAMMGTPDSDGTVPAVGDYFQV, encoded by the exons ATGCAGCTCCAAACCTTGGGATATGACGCATTCTGGTTGTATACGATTTCGGCCGTCGTTATGGTCAGTATGATCACAACCGTACTATCATGCCTGTGCTGTCGCCGCAAACAGGAGATCAA AAATGATCTTCTCGGACTAGAAGGTATGGTAAAACTCACCAATCCAGAGGACACTTTGTTGCCTTCGGGTTCGAACGGTGCAATCAATGCACCGGCGACAAACACCGGTAACGGTGCGCTGGGCACAAACTCATCAAATGCATCGAATCTCCGACCAGCCAGTGTTGGTGGTGGGTTTGGTTCGGATACCGAAAGCAGTAGTAAAAG AACTTCCAATGCACCACATCGAAGTTTGCCAGATATCCCAATCGCAGAACCAGCTGGTGATAACAATTCGGAACTATATGCTACCGTTGGAGACAAAGTGCAGGATTTGCCGCAAGGGAGGAGTC CATCGGCAAGCTTGAAAAAGCAAGCCAGCGTTTCACAGCACAGTTCCATCAGCCAGGCAGATGATATAAGCTCCCCTTACGCGCGAGTCAGATCACCACCACACGCGTACGACAAATTGCGGCGCATGGAACATCCGTATGCACAGGTCGCGCAACCTGGATCAGCGGCCGGAAGTACTGTGTTTGAAGGAGGAGCCAGCGGACCATCGGGGACAGCAAATCGTTCAAAGCCGCGggacggcgatgatgatgacgatgaagacgatgacgatgacgagctAATGAGTCCCATTTCGCGCCGCGAATCATCTCAGAATATAGAAGATCGAGAAAACTCAACAGTG GATATTCCGGCTGCGTCTGCGATTGCTGGACGTGTGTCTGCTAGTCAAGACTTACCATACATGACACCACCAATAGTTCAACCTTCATCTCAGCATTTTAGTGGAGATTCTCAAGATTCCTCCA AGGGCTACACGAGCATAAGCGTGCGGGAACCGTTAGCCAATCTACTTCCGCAGAACATGCCGAATCAAACGACCGCCAAACGGAGACAGATATTAGGTGACTCGCACTATGCCACTGTGTCAGACGATTCGGACGAGATGTATGCCGCGATTGATGATCCCGGCAATCAAGGTGATCTGTACACCAGCGGGTCAGAAACGTACGCACAAATCCAACCCCCAAACGCGATGACAGTGTCGGTCGAAATAAATACGGGTGCGTCAAGCAGACCACAACCCCCGTCGGTGCAGACGCTGCACGCAACCGTGAACGATGCGCTTGATTCTGGGGGCAtgtcaagcagcagcaaaacaaactccaCACCATCGAACCGACTCAGTAATCATAGGAATATGGCACCATCCATAGATGAACACACGCACGGAGCTCCTTCACACTTGATTCCATCGGCAGCCCCGATCGAAGGAGGAGGAGCAGGAGGATTAAGGGCCCAAACGTTTGTGCAGCATTCGCGTCAAGCATCGTCCTCAAGTTGCACAAGTTCGGTAGGAAATTTGGGTTCGCCGAAACCGGAGAAACGGCAAGCAAACAGCCCATTGCCTCCGACGCCAAAAACACTAAAGCACCAGGCAAATAATTTCTTCAGCACTTCCAATCAGTCTATGATCGGGACGGGTAGTGTGGCATCGTCGAGTACAACGACAGCCACCTCGGGGCGTAATTCAGTTGGTTCGGTTATCGAATGTGATGGCACGGCAGCGTCCAACAGAGACAGCACAGGGAACAAATCGAATGTGGATGGTGACGGTACAATGCTACCAAACGGCAAGCAAAAGAAGAGTCCATCAAAAGATTTGGAAGGAATGTATGCAAAG GtaatgaaaaagaataaactATCGAAAGTACCATCACAAAACTCATCACCCGTGCCGCTGCGAAAAGATGGTTCCCTTGATGCGCAACATCTAAAGCAACAGTTCCTGTCCGATTCGGATATGTCCCAGTTTAACGGCAGCGGATCGCTGCATAGTGGATCCCCGAACAGAAATATGACAACCGCACAGCGCAACAGCACCGGGAACTGCCAAAACAAGGAACCTGGCTATGAAACTATCCCGGGTGATACTGTAAAGATTGGCATGGAGGCGGCAGCTTCACGCAAATCGGCCGATTATGCACAGATACAGAAAATGCATCGCAATCAAACCTCCGGGACGACAACGGTGGCCAACATTTTGCTGGCGGGTGGCGAAGGGTCAAATGCACTAAGTGCGATAGTAGCGCAAG CAGACAGCGAGCCAGGGTACGAAAGTTTGCCGGATACTCGCGGCAGTATGAATGACCCTGGCTATGAAACACTTAATCGTGGTTCGAATCGTACCGAATCGGACTCGGATCCAAACTATGAAATATTACGTCCAGCTGGTAGTAAACCATCGACTGCGAGTCAACCCTTAGGAGCGAGCAAACCGAGAGCTGGCGATAATAATCGTGACAGTGACGGGTACAGCAGCATACGTGAGCAGCCGGGAAAACCGGCACATCAAACAGTGAAAAACGGTGCAAGAAATCGTTTAGATTTTGGTGGAGCTCGGAGAGGCGGTGCGGAGGATGAAGATACGGACAGCAGTACGCCCGGGTACAGCAGCATCAAGGAAAAGGACGACTACGATCCGGGATATAGTGTGATTTCGGAGCGAAAAAATCCTCCGCCGGGTCACGATTATGCAAGCATCAcggaggaagcaaaaaaacgtAAGCCAAATATTAACAACAACCTAGAACCGGACGACGAATCGGACATATACTCTAGCATACCACATACCGCGTCCGGAACGCTGACAATGCCTTCACCATCTGCAGCCGTCGCTATTGTTGGCGGTTCCAGTCCACCGGGCGGATCTGTTGGCATCGCTATCGAAAGCGGCACCAACTTTGGCACGATGGCCGATCGAACGGGTGGGGTGAGCATGGGGACGCTTTCGTCCTCGCCGGGTTATTCCAGTATTTCGGAAACGCGCACAACTCCCTCGTCGACCGATGGAGATGGTGACGGTAGTACAAGCTCTCCGGATCAGTTGATCGGATATGGTAAGCACAATAGCAATACAAACACTACGGTAACGACTAACAATAGTTTGAGTCGGATATCGAGCAACTATGAATCACTCACCGGTAGTGAATCGGACCCTAACTATGAATCGGTAAAATATCTCAATGTTAAGGAAAACCCTTACGAACGACTCCACAATGAGAGTGGTGGAGGGGGAGGAGGAAGCAGTGGGATGGAATGTGTACCTAAATCCTTGACGAATGATTCACTAACGACAGACTCCGATACAGCAACTCCGACTCCGGTCACACAAACGTTATCGCCGGGCGGAAACCCATCAGCGCGTAGAGCGATGATGGGCACACCGGATAGTGATGGAACGGTACCAGCTGTTGGTGACTACTTTCAAGTGTAA
- the LOC126556827 gene encoding uncharacterized protein LOC126556827 isoform X1, with protein sequence MQLQTLGYDAFWLYTISAVVMVSMITTVLSCLCCRRKQEIKNDLLGLEGMVKLTNPEDTLLPSGSNGAINAPATNTGNGALGTNSSNASNLRPASVGGGFGSDTESSSKRTSNAPHRSLPDIPIAEPAGDNNSELYATVGDKVQDLPQGRSPSASLKKQASVSQHSSISQADDISSPYARVRSPPHAYDKLRRMEHPYAQVAQPGSAAGSTVFEGGASGPSGTANRSKPRDGDDDDDEDDDDDELMSPISRRESSQNIEDRENSTVDIPAASAIAGRVSASQDLPYMTPPIVQPSSQHFSGDSQDSSKGYTSISVREPLANLLPQNMPNQTTAKRRQILGDSHYATVSDDSDEMYAAIDDPGNQGDLYTSGSETYAQIQPPNAMTVSVEINTGASSRPQPPSVQTLHATVNDALDSGGMSSSSKTNSTPSNRLSNHRNMAPSIDEHTHGAPSHLIPSAAPIEGGGAGGLRAQTFVQHSRQASSSSCTSSVGNLGSPKPEKRQANSPLPPTPKTLKHQANNFFSTSNQSMIGTGSVASSSTTTATSGRNSVGSVIECDGTAASNRDSTGNKSNVDGDGTMLPNGKQKKSPSKDLEGMYAKVMKKNKLSKVPSQNSSPVPLRKDGSLDAQHLKQQFLSDSDMSQFNGSGSLHSGSPNRNMTTAQRNSTGNCQNKEPGYETIPGDTVKIGMEAAASRKSADYAQIQKMHRNQTSGTTTVANILLAGGEGSNALSAIVAQGIESVSLGSLEICHGIDEHYERSFTADSEPGYESLPDTRGSMNDPGYETLNRGSNRTESDSDPNYEILRPAGSKPSTASQPLGASKPRAGDNNRDSDGYSSIREQPGKPAHQTVKNGARNRLDFGGARRGGAEDEDTDSSTPGYSSIKEKDDYDPGYSVISERKNPPPGHDYASITEEAKKRKPNINNNLEPDDESDIYSSIPHTASGTLTMPSPSAAVAIVGGSSPPGGSVGIAIESGTNFGTMADRTGGVSMGTLSSSPGYSSISETRTTPSSTDGDGDGSTSSPDQLIGYGKHNSNTNTTVTTNNSLSRISSNYESLTGSESDPNYESVKYLNVKENPYERLHNESGGGGGGSSGMECVPKSLTNDSLTTDSDTATPTPVTQTLSPGGNPSARRAMMGTPDSDGTVPAVGDYFQV encoded by the exons ATGCAGCTCCAAACCTTGGGATATGACGCATTCTGGTTGTATACGATTTCGGCCGTCGTTATGGTCAGTATGATCACAACCGTACTATCATGCCTGTGCTGTCGCCGCAAACAGGAGATCAA AAATGATCTTCTCGGACTAGAAGGTATGGTAAAACTCACCAATCCAGAGGACACTTTGTTGCCTTCGGGTTCGAACGGTGCAATCAATGCACCGGCGACAAACACCGGTAACGGTGCGCTGGGCACAAACTCATCAAATGCATCGAATCTCCGACCAGCCAGTGTTGGTGGTGGGTTTGGTTCGGATACCGAAAGCAGTAGTAAAAG AACTTCCAATGCACCACATCGAAGTTTGCCAGATATCCCAATCGCAGAACCAGCTGGTGATAACAATTCGGAACTATATGCTACCGTTGGAGACAAAGTGCAGGATTTGCCGCAAGGGAGGAGTC CATCGGCAAGCTTGAAAAAGCAAGCCAGCGTTTCACAGCACAGTTCCATCAGCCAGGCAGATGATATAAGCTCCCCTTACGCGCGAGTCAGATCACCACCACACGCGTACGACAAATTGCGGCGCATGGAACATCCGTATGCACAGGTCGCGCAACCTGGATCAGCGGCCGGAAGTACTGTGTTTGAAGGAGGAGCCAGCGGACCATCGGGGACAGCAAATCGTTCAAAGCCGCGggacggcgatgatgatgacgatgaagacgatgacgatgacgagctAATGAGTCCCATTTCGCGCCGCGAATCATCTCAGAATATAGAAGATCGAGAAAACTCAACAGTG GATATTCCGGCTGCGTCTGCGATTGCTGGACGTGTGTCTGCTAGTCAAGACTTACCATACATGACACCACCAATAGTTCAACCTTCATCTCAGCATTTTAGTGGAGATTCTCAAGATTCCTCCA AGGGCTACACGAGCATAAGCGTGCGGGAACCGTTAGCCAATCTACTTCCGCAGAACATGCCGAATCAAACGACCGCCAAACGGAGACAGATATTAGGTGACTCGCACTATGCCACTGTGTCAGACGATTCGGACGAGATGTATGCCGCGATTGATGATCCCGGCAATCAAGGTGATCTGTACACCAGCGGGTCAGAAACGTACGCACAAATCCAACCCCCAAACGCGATGACAGTGTCGGTCGAAATAAATACGGGTGCGTCAAGCAGACCACAACCCCCGTCGGTGCAGACGCTGCACGCAACCGTGAACGATGCGCTTGATTCTGGGGGCAtgtcaagcagcagcaaaacaaactccaCACCATCGAACCGACTCAGTAATCATAGGAATATGGCACCATCCATAGATGAACACACGCACGGAGCTCCTTCACACTTGATTCCATCGGCAGCCCCGATCGAAGGAGGAGGAGCAGGAGGATTAAGGGCCCAAACGTTTGTGCAGCATTCGCGTCAAGCATCGTCCTCAAGTTGCACAAGTTCGGTAGGAAATTTGGGTTCGCCGAAACCGGAGAAACGGCAAGCAAACAGCCCATTGCCTCCGACGCCAAAAACACTAAAGCACCAGGCAAATAATTTCTTCAGCACTTCCAATCAGTCTATGATCGGGACGGGTAGTGTGGCATCGTCGAGTACAACGACAGCCACCTCGGGGCGTAATTCAGTTGGTTCGGTTATCGAATGTGATGGCACGGCAGCGTCCAACAGAGACAGCACAGGGAACAAATCGAATGTGGATGGTGACGGTACAATGCTACCAAACGGCAAGCAAAAGAAGAGTCCATCAAAAGATTTGGAAGGAATGTATGCAAAG GtaatgaaaaagaataaactATCGAAAGTACCATCACAAAACTCATCACCCGTGCCGCTGCGAAAAGATGGTTCCCTTGATGCGCAACATCTAAAGCAACAGTTCCTGTCCGATTCGGATATGTCCCAGTTTAACGGCAGCGGATCGCTGCATAGTGGATCCCCGAACAGAAATATGACAACCGCACAGCGCAACAGCACCGGGAACTGCCAAAACAAGGAACCTGGCTATGAAACTATCCCGGGTGATACTGTAAAGATTGGCATGGAGGCGGCAGCTTCACGCAAATCGGCCGATTATGCACAGATACAGAAAATGCATCGCAATCAAACCTCCGGGACGACAACGGTGGCCAACATTTTGCTGGCGGGTGGCGAAGGGTCAAATGCACTAAGTGCGATAGTAGCGCAAGGTATTGAATCGGTGTCTCTCGGTTCGCTAGAAATATGTCATGGTATTGACGAACATTATGAACGATCTTTTACAGCAGACAGCGAGCCAGGGTACGAAAGTTTGCCGGATACTCGCGGCAGTATGAATGACCCTGGCTATGAAACACTTAATCGTGGTTCGAATCGTACCGAATCGGACTCGGATCCAAACTATGAAATATTACGTCCAGCTGGTAGTAAACCATCGACTGCGAGTCAACCCTTAGGAGCGAGCAAACCGAGAGCTGGCGATAATAATCGTGACAGTGACGGGTACAGCAGCATACGTGAGCAGCCGGGAAAACCGGCACATCAAACAGTGAAAAACGGTGCAAGAAATCGTTTAGATTTTGGTGGAGCTCGGAGAGGCGGTGCGGAGGATGAAGATACGGACAGCAGTACGCCCGGGTACAGCAGCATCAAGGAAAAGGACGACTACGATCCGGGATATAGTGTGATTTCGGAGCGAAAAAATCCTCCGCCGGGTCACGATTATGCAAGCATCAcggaggaagcaaaaaaacgtAAGCCAAATATTAACAACAACCTAGAACCGGACGACGAATCGGACATATACTCTAGCATACCACATACCGCGTCCGGAACGCTGACAATGCCTTCACCATCTGCAGCCGTCGCTATTGTTGGCGGTTCCAGTCCACCGGGCGGATCTGTTGGCATCGCTATCGAAAGCGGCACCAACTTTGGCACGATGGCCGATCGAACGGGTGGGGTGAGCATGGGGACGCTTTCGTCCTCGCCGGGTTATTCCAGTATTTCGGAAACGCGCACAACTCCCTCGTCGACCGATGGAGATGGTGACGGTAGTACAAGCTCTCCGGATCAGTTGATCGGATATGGTAAGCACAATAGCAATACAAACACTACGGTAACGACTAACAATAGTTTGAGTCGGATATCGAGCAACTATGAATCACTCACCGGTAGTGAATCGGACCCTAACTATGAATCGGTAAAATATCTCAATGTTAAGGAAAACCCTTACGAACGACTCCACAATGAGAGTGGTGGAGGGGGAGGAGGAAGCAGTGGGATGGAATGTGTACCTAAATCCTTGACGAATGATTCACTAACGACAGACTCCGATACAGCAACTCCGACTCCGGTCACACAAACGTTATCGCCGGGCGGAAACCCATCAGCGCGTAGAGCGATGATGGGCACACCGGATAGTGATGGAACGGTACCAGCTGTTGGTGACTACTTTCAAGTGTAA
- the LOC126558486 gene encoding uncharacterized protein LOC126558486, with the protein MGTTGIGYLWLIVCLGWLPAFNGTTTSSTLLAAIADSFTVCGDTFCHPETEVCREESYCECKPHFENVGSFECLPCPGEGQYCRGCCISDALTCYREVCRRCSLDSNGNCISQESLFFLTAAQVALATAMVLGVISLSFLLYKTLRNRLRRNNQVLESEFRQSVVSRVSLSSIQQRVIRRLRDRPPKYETRHNYEYQQRQTDRQTSQQSTSTENVPQHNITPIGGPPPAYDGDTLSLAENPPPYNQDQPDACSPAGAEIAVIDIPSANASELPQSADVANDRNTSAVQGIANPAFEPDKPTSPHSQIIQSPSTNETDGRPKDVFYDIPLVNSNDKTVYM; encoded by the exons ATGGGCACTACAGGGATAGGATACTTGTGGCTGATTGTTTGTCTGGGGTGGCTTCCGGCGTTCAACGGCACAACCACTTCGAGCACACTGCTCGCAG CAATAGCTGATAGCTTCACCGTGTGCGGCGACACATTTTGCCATCCGGAAACTGAAGTGTGCCGGGAGGAGAGCTACTGCGAATGCAAACCACACTTTGAAAATGTAGGATCATTTGAATGTTTGCCCTGCCCGGGCGAAGGACAGTACTGCCGCGGTTGCTGTATCAGCGATGCACTTACCTGTTATCGTGAAGTTTGCCGCAGATGTTCGCTGGATAGTAATGGAAATTGCAT CAGCCAGGAgtcgttgtttttcttgaccGCTGCTCAAGTGGCGCTGGCAACCGCAATGGTTCTTGGTGTGATTTCCCTCAGCTTCCTGCTGTACAAAACACTTCGCAACCGTTTAAG ACGAAACAATCAAGTACTGGAAAGCGAATTCCGCCAATCTGTCGTGAGCCGTGTGTCCTTATCATCGATACAACAGCGCGTCATTAGGCGTTTACGCGATCGTCCACCAAAGTACGAAACAAGACACAATTATGAGTATCAACAGAGACAAACTGACCGACAAACAAGCCAGCAAAGTACATCGACCGAAAACGTTCCACAGCACAATATCACACCGATTGGCGGTCCGCCTCCAGCATACGACGGAGATACG CTTTCCCTTGCTGAAAACCCACCACCGTACAATCAAGACCAGCCCGATGCTTGCTCCCCAGCAGGAGCTGAGATTGCCGTTATCGATATTCCTTCAGCGAATGCTTCTGAACTACCACAGTCGGCCGATGTTGCGAACGATCGTAATACGAGCGCCGTCCAAGGAATAGCGAATCCTGCATTCGAGCCGGATAAGCCTACCTCACCACATTCACAAATCATACAATCCCCCAGTACCAATGAAACTGATGGACGTCCCAAGGATGTATTTTATGATATTCCCCTAGTCAATAGCAACGATAAGACGGTCTACATGTAA
- the LOC126559233 gene encoding UDP-N-acetylglucosamine transferase subunit ALG13 homolog → MMKKLYRSVFVTVGTTEFEDLVQIVTSAAVLEQLSVLGCESLTVQFGKGKDPNVERANGLTNIRLTAYGLKSSIGDDISRADLVISHAGAGSCIEVLEAGKPLIVVVNETLMNNHQTELAERLSRDKNLFYCTPRTLLKTLAECELNQLEKLAPAALDSFVNHLDAFMGFR, encoded by the coding sequence atgatgaaaaaactGTACAGGAGCGTGTTTGTGACAGTGGGCACAACTGAATTCGAGGATTTAGTACAAATCGTAACTTCGGCTGCCGTTTTGGAGCAATTATCGGTCTTGGGCTGCGAATCGCTCACAGTACAGTttggaaaagggaaagatCCCAACGTGGAACGAGCGAACGGTCTAACGAACATCCGACTCACTGCTTACGGACTCAAAAGCAGCATTGGGGACGATATAAGCAGAGCCGATCTGGTGATCAGTCATGCCGGTGCCGGAAGCTGCATAGAAGTGTTGGAAGCCGGCAAACCTTTGATTGTCGTCGTAAACGAAACACTGATGAACAACCATCAAACTGAGCTGGCTGAACGGCTTAGCAGGGACAAGAATCTCTTCTACTGTACACCGCGCACCTTGCTCAAGACATTGGCGGAATGCGAGTTGAATCAATTGGAAAAATTAGCACCCGCTGCTCTCGATAGCTTCGTAAATCATTTGGATGCTTTTATGGGCTTCAGATAG
- the LOC126558337 gene encoding methionine aminopeptidase 1 — translation MSDIAKHLCGTDDCEKSATLQCPVCLKMGIQGSYFCSQDCFKGSWKEHKIIHLLAKGKETNAYNPWPYYTFTGKLRPFEQTPRRPVPASIPRPDYADHKEGRSKSEEALRGNNTIKILDDEEIEGMRVACKLGREVLDEAARVCGVGVTTDEIDRAVHEACIERECYPSPMNYYNFPKSCCTSVNEVICHGIPDLRPLEDGDLCNVDVTVYHRGFHGDLNETFFVGNVKEQHKKLVQVTHEALMKAIAIVKPGERYREIGNVIQKHVHAHGYSVVKSYCGHGIHRLFHTAPNVPHYAKNSAVGVMKPGHCFTIEPMISEGTWRDVSWPDDWTAVTADGMFSAQFEHTLLVTESGCDILTKRRNETGNPHFMDQM, via the exons atgagtgATATTGCGAAGCATCTCTGCGGCACCGATGACTGCGAAAAGTCCGCCACCCTACAGTGCCCGGTGTGCCTGAAGATGGGTATCCAAGGGTCGTACTTTTGTAGTCAAGATTGTTTCAAAGGTTCCTGGAAGGAGCATAAAATTATTCATCTGCTTGCGA agggaaaggaaacgaatgcGTACAATCCGTGGCCTTACTACACGTTTACCGGCAAGCTGAGACCGTTCGAACAGACTCCGCGGCGCCCCGTACCGGCATCCATCCCAAGACCGGACTATGCCGATCACAAGGAAGGCCGATCTAAGTCGGAAGAGGCACTGCGGGGGAATAATACGATCAAAATATTGGACGACGAAGAGATCGAGGGTATGCGGGTGGCCTGCAAGCTCGGTCGCGAGGTTTTGGACGAAGCGGCACGCGTCTGTGGTGTCGGTGTGACGACGGATGAAATCGATCGGGCCGTACATGAGGCATGCATTGAGCGTGAATGCTATCCGAGCCCGATGAACTACTATAACTTCCCGAAGTCTTGCTGCACTTCGGTGAATGAGGTGATTTGTCACGGAATACCGGATCTGCGTCCGCTGGAGGATGGCGATCTGTGCAATGTGGATGTAACGGTGTACCATCGTGGGTTTCACGGTGATTTGAACGAAACGTTTTTCGTTGGCAATGTGAAGGAGCAGCACAAAAAGCTGGTACAAGTTACCCACGAGGCGTTGATGAAAGCGATCGCAATCGTAAA GCCCGGCGAACGTTATCGTGAGATCGGAAACGTAATACAGAAGCATGTGCATGCACATGGATACAGCGTTGTAAAGAGCTATTGTGGACATGGCATTCATAGATTGTTCCATACCGCGCCGAATGTACCTCATTATGCCA aaaattctgctGTTGGCGTTATGAAACCAGGCCACTGCTTCACCATCGAGCCGATGATATCGGAAGGAACTTGGCGAGATGTATCTTGGCCAGATGACTGGACTGCAGTTACTGCTGACGGTATGTTTTCGGCTCAGTTTGAGCACACGCTGCTCGTCACAGAGTCCGGTTGCGACATTTTAACGAAGCGAAGAAATGAAACCGGCAATCCACACTTTATGGACCAAATGTAG
- the LOC126559276 gene encoding zinc finger protein 593 homolog: MPYARKKMHSGDTHLRRRWRLRNRRKDLDEIDTDLKTDPEKLLQQEIDLDKPGFGQFYCIHCATYYINDQALQAHFRTKVHKRRLKALEIEPYTIEDSLRAAGQGSFVQPQKRKMETQPCLADVEAGKRIKIDTVMEDEKPAKQELSKSKKFTDYKKVLEEL, translated from the coding sequence ATGCCGTACGCCAGAAAGAAAATGCACAGTGGAGACACACATCTCCGACGCCGGTGGCGATTGAGAAATAGACGCAAGGATTTGGACGAAATCGATACAGATCTGAAGACCGATCCGGAAAAGTTGCTGCAACAGGAGATTGATCTGGACAAGCCAGGCTTTGGCCAGTTTTACTGCATCCACTGTGCTACCTACTACATCAATGATCAGGCGCTTCAGGCACACTTTCGTACGAAGGTGCACAAACGCCGACTGAAGGCATTGGAAATTGAACCTTACACCATTGAAGATTCATTGCGTGCAGCAGGGCAGGGCAGTTTTGTACAACCGCAAAAGCGAAAGATGGAAACACAACCCTGTCTAGCGGACGTGGAAGCCGGAAAACGGATTAAGATCGACACGGTGATGGAAGACGAGAAACCAGCCAAGCAAGAGTtatcgaaatcgaaaaagTTTACCGATTACAAGAAGGTGCTGGAAGAACTCTGA